Within the Thalassotalea ponticola genome, the region CTTTTGCCCAGCGATGTCCATTGACAAACGCTTGCGCACCAAGCAAACCGCGTTCCTCGGCATCGGTAAAGATAATGATAATGTCGTTATTCGGTTGTCCGTTGTGTTGCTGCAACTTATACAAGTACGCTCGCATCACTTCAATAATAGTAACCACCCCACTTCCGGCGTCACTGGCACCTAGTGATGAGTGCAGTGACGAATCGTAGTGAGACACTAACGCCAAAGCATTGCCAGTATTTTTACCTTTGATGCGAGCGACAATATTGGCGGTCTTGGCCGCCATGAAATTTCGACGATAGCGGGCCCCCATCGCCTCAAATACTTCAACTTCTAAACCAAGTTTTTTAAGTTCATCTATTAAATATTGGCCTACCCGATGATGTTCGTTAGTGCCGACAAAGTGAGGTTTGGTTGCGATATTATCGAGGTGTGCTAACGCATTTTGCTGTGAAAAAACTTGTTTTGAACTGTGTTGATATGCCTCTTTTGACGGACGCTGTGCATCGAAACTCCACAGCGCGATCAGTGCTATAAACGCAATCAAAAAGCACGGATAAAACCAGCGCGAAACAGTGGCTTGAAAACGGGATAAGGTCATATATGGCGCCTTTTCAGCTTGTTATTATTATGATTTTCGCGCGCTATACTGCCAATAAACAAATGACTTGGCAAATACAGGTAACGCCTTAATTACCAATCAATAATTAGCAGCACATGAGATAGTAGTGACTAAAAATCCGAATCTAACATGATCCCTATGCCAATGCGTTGTTGGTTGTGGTCATAGTCAATCATACTCTCGCCGTAGCCAGTAAAGTACTGTAAGTAACCTCGCAGACCGCTGCCAAGTGGAAAGCTTAAGCCTAATTCAACAGCCCCTTTGTGAGTCGACAAATTATTTCTAATCACCATTTCCATACCAACATCGTAGACCGCATACTGCAATTGCAATTGATAATGGCCCATGTAATCGCCAATATCGGGGTTGTCATCACCTTTGGGATCATCGGGACTTTCTTTTTCATCCTCTGGTAATCGATACCAAGGTCTAAAATAGGCTTTAAATAGCCCATGTGTGTAAATCACTTCACCGTAAATTCGGTTCCAACTGCGGCTGATCACTTGCGAGCGACCGTTCGACTGATGCTCTACCCCAAGTCCCAAAGTAACGTTGCCATCAAACGGCTGCCAACCAATGGGCAGGCGATAAAAAAACTCTGGCTGGTAATTGGTTTCCCTAAATGGTTTTGAGATCTCATCGGCATATATTTGCCACCAAGATTGAATGGTCATTCCAAAATGAAAACTGTCGTTATCAACCAAAAAGCCCGGATTAAACAGTGGAAACTTCACACTTAACTGATATTTCGCCTCAATATCTTTAAATTCGTCTCCCGACAGCGACGGCACGTCTTGGTACGCTTGCTCATTAAAGTTATCGGTGTAGATCAACGGCAGAATATAGTTTTTTTTATGTGCTTGTAAAATGAAGTATACGTTACTGTTACTTGGTGCTCTGTTACTTTGAGCTTGCTCTGCTACGTGCTCATCGCTATCTTGGGCGAGGACAAGGCTAGCATTAGCTAGCATCAATAGTAACATCACAAAAAGCTTAGGTAAGTTAGTATAAATAGACATAGTGTTTAATAAATCATCTTTGCTCAACGAGTAAATTTAAGGGCGTTATAACACGTACAACAAGCGCGCTGACATAAAAACCTAGCACAGGCTGTATGTACTTGTTACAAGTACATGACAGTCAAGGTAAACGACAATATCACCCACATAAGAATGCTCAATGGAATACCTACTTTCATAAAATCAGAAAAGTGGTAGCCACCAGCATTCATCACTAACAGGTTGGTTTTATATGCCATTGGGGTGGCATAACTCAAATTAGCACCAAACAATACCGCAAGCACAAACGGCTCAGGTGGTGCTCCTAATTGTTGGGCAACCGATATGGCAATTGGTGTTCCGATAACGGCCGCCGCGTTGTTTGAAACGATGTTGGTTAATATGGCTAGCAATAACATAAGCGCCGCTAACACGCCGCCAGTGGGCAGCGGCGACGACATCACCACAAATACCTCCGCTAAGTATTGTGCTCCTCCCGTTTCCATCATCGCGTTACCCAAGGCTAATGAGGCGGCAACAATGAGAATAACTTGCGTACTTAACGAGTTAGCAACGTCTTGCCAATTTAAACAGCGCGTTGCGAGCAACATCAATACGCCGACGATGGAACTGATCACAATAGGAAGCACATCGAGTACTGGCAATATGACCACGCCACATAAAATCGCCAGTGATAGTGGCGCTTTTCGGGTGTGAGTCAGCTTAGCAGCGCCATCAACAACTAATATGCCCTGCTGAGTTTTCAATTTTTCAATTTGTTCAACATCACCTTGAACCAATAAGATATCGCCGATGTTTAACGGTACTGTGCCAATGGTTTGACGGCCTATTTCCATGGCTTTACCGTCTCGGTGTAAAGCAATAACCGACAAACCATATTCGTGGGCAAAGTTGACACTTTTCAACGTTCGCCCAATTAAGCCGGAGCCTAGGATGACCACGATTTCAGCGAGCATTTGCGAGCCCGGCTCGAGCGGATGATCGGCATCGAGTTTGTGTTTACCTGAATACAAGGTAGTCTTGAGCACGCGCTCGTATTCCTTGAGCCGATCGGGATAGTCTCTAACCTGCAGTCTATCGCCTGGGCGAATCAGTGTATCGGGCAGTGGCACAAGTTTGTGGTTATCCTCACCGCGCTGAATACTTTGAATGCGCAATTGACCATCGGTGAGTTTTATCACCTCAGCAATGGTCTTATCGGCGGCTAAACTGGCTTCTGTGACACTCAAATAGGCGCTGAATAAACGCGGCGACGTATCTGGCATACTGGCTTCGCGTTTGGGTAAGATCCGCGGTGCTATAAGCCACAAATACAGTATTGCTGCCGATGCAGCGATCAGTGCAGGTACGGCAAAGTCAAACATACCAAAGCGTTTTAAGCCCATATCAAAGGCCACACTAACCACTAATAGATTTGTTGAGGTACCAATAGTCGTCACCATACCGCCAACCAAAGTTGCAAAGCCCATGGGCATCAACATACCACTTGGATCGGTTTTAGTTCGAATTGATACACTGATCAAAATAGGTAGCAATAACACAACGATGGGTGTGTTATTTACAAATGCACTCAATGCACCTGCAATAATGAGGGTAAACAGCAGTGATAATTGCGGGCTGATTTTCCAAAGCTTTGCTAAGCTGCGCCCTATCGGCTCTAATGCGCCAGTGCGAACCAGTGATTGACCAATAATCATCAAAGCACAAACAGTCACTAGCGCTTCATGACCAAACCCCGAAAAAAACGACACCGGCTCGATGACTTTGCCCTGATACTGAAACGGAAACACCGCAAAGAACACCGTTAATACAGCGATGACCGTTAACGATGACGTTTCCAGAGAAATATCATCGCGTTTAAACAGGTATAATGCGCCAAGCGTTAATAGCAATACTACCAATGCATGGTAATTGGGCAAACTCGGAAATATTGCCATGCTCATCATTTTATTGTTAATGGTTTGATCAAGTAATATTCAAGCATAGCCAACTAGTTAACGAAATTGCAACCCTTTATTTGTTACCTAGCGCATTGTTTTCTCATTAGAAAATGCTTACCTCTATGCAGAGTAAAGGGTTAAAACAAAATTACAAAATGCAATCATTTTAGTTTTTATTTTTCACGTTTTTTGTGTAGAAACAGCGCTACATTTGGTGTTATTATCCCATTATAAGCCACCATATATTGTGTAGTGCGGTGGTTTCGCACCATGTAAGGTACTCTTGAAGCCAGAGAAATAGCCGGCTTTATCGTTTCTATTAACGGCAGCGGTATCGCACTAAGCAAAATAAAAACGCCTGGATTTGAGCTGGCAGAGAATAAAGAATTTAATACTGTTTACCACGGCATATGAAACAGTATTGAAAGGAGAAATAATGTCGTACTCAACTTTTAATCAAACCAAAAACAACCCACTACTTGAACCAATGTTTTTGGGACAAACGGTAAACGTATCGCGTTACGATCAACAAAAGCATCCAATTTTTGAGAAGCTTATTGAAAAGCAATTGAGCTTTTTCTGGCGACCTGAAGAAGTTGATATCTCTAAAGATCGCGCCGACTGGCAGTCGTTAACACAAAGTGAGCAACACATCTTTATTTCTAACTTAAAGTACCAAACTCTGCTTGATTCTATTGCTGCGCGCAGTGTTAACGTGTGTTTGTTACCTTTGGTCTCAATCCCTGAGTTAGAAACGTGGATCGAGACATGGGGTTTCTACGAAACCATTCACTCGCGTTCTTACACTCATATTTTGCGCAACCTGTTTACCGATCCGAGTGCGGTTTTCGACGACATCGTCATTAATGAAAACATCATTAATCGCGCCAGCTCTATTAGTCTGTACTTCGACCGATTAATTTTATTGACACAACTGTTTCAATCGCAAGGCGAAGGAACCTACGACATTGATGGCGAACAAGTCGTGGTTAACGTACGAGAAATTAAAAAAGCGCTTTACCGCTCGGTGTGCTCTACCAACGCACTAGAAGCAATTCGCTTTTACGTGTCGTTCGCTTGTTCGTTTGCCTTTGCCGAGCGTGAGTTACTTGAAGGCAATGCCAAAATTATAAAATTAATCGCTCGCGATGAAGCGGTACACTTAACATCTACTCAACACATTCTGAACATTTGGGCCAGTGGTAAAGACGACCCAGAAATGAAAGAAATCAGCGAAGAGTTACATCAAGAAGGTCTAGATATTTTCCTTGATGTTATTCGACAAGAAAAAGAATGGGCTGATTACTTGTTTAAAGATGGCTCAATGATTGGCCTAAATGCGGAAATCTTAAAGCAATACATCGAATACTTATCAAATCAGCGTTTAACCGCTATTGGTTATGCACCTCAGTTTGATATTAAGAGTAACCCGCTGCCCTGGATCAATTCGTATTTAACCAGTGATAACGTACAAGTTGCCCCGCAAGAAACTGAAATTTCATCCTATCTTGTCGGTCAAACAGACAGCACAGTTGATGCGTCCGACTTTGAAGGCTTTGATATTTAAGCTCTAAACCGTGGGAAAAAAAGTCACTGTTGATGGTCAGGTTGTTGAACAGGCGTTTGACAACCTGATTTACAAAACCACCCTTGAGTACTTAGAAGCTCAGAATATTGATATCCAATATCATTGCCGTGATGGCTTTTGTGGCGCGTGCCGCTGCAATCTGATCCAGGGCGATATCGAGTACGTTAACGGTGAACCCCTCGCCTTTATTCGCGACGGCGAATTTTTACCCTGCTGCTCCATCCCAACATCCGACATTATCATCACCACTGACTAACTGACGGTCAGCTTAGTCTTCTCTCTAAAAAATCTAAGAACTCTCTAGACCACAACGGATTTTGCGGTACACTGTTGTTTACTATGTATTTATCGAGATCTCTTATGGCCGGACCACAACGCGCAATTACCCTTCGCTTTTTAGCAGAACCACAAGACGTCAACTTTGGTGGTAAAGTTCACGGCGGTGCCGTGATGAAATGGATTGATTTGGCCGCTTATGCGTGCGCCGCAGGATGGAGCTCGCGATACTGTGTTACCGCCTATGCTGGTGGTATTCAGTTTGTCTCTCCTATTCACGTTGGTAATTTAGTCGAAGTCGAAGCAAAAGTAGTGTACACCGGCAATACGTCAATGCACATTGCATTAGAGGTACTGGCGTGTGATCCAAAATCGCTATCAAAGCGACTTACCACCCATTGTATTGTGATCATGGTGGCAGTTGATGAAAGTGGCCACCCGGTGAGTATTCCGCAGTGGCAGCCCGTTGAAGAAGACGATATAAAACAACATCAAACGGCGATGAAACTGATGGAAATGCGCAAGACAATTAAACGAGAAATGCAAATTTTTAACCGACCGTAAAGCAACCGCGTCCGGTGTACATCAATGTAATTAAGGCTATTGCAAAAACTCTGTTGGTTTGCCACATTAACAAAACCAATAATATATACATAGTTTTCAACGGCTAAGGGAATCTGAGTCGATGGCAAAAAACAAACTGATTGCGCTACTGCTGCTTGCCCTTGGGGTCTCAGGCTTCATTAACCTGACCTTGCTTAAACGCCAAGTCATACTTGAACAAAAACTCGCTGATGCTAAGGCGAATAACGCAGGAACAGCACG harbors:
- the nrdB gene encoding class Ia ribonucleoside-diphosphate reductase subunit beta; this encodes MSYSTFNQTKNNPLLEPMFLGQTVNVSRYDQQKHPIFEKLIEKQLSFFWRPEEVDISKDRADWQSLTQSEQHIFISNLKYQTLLDSIAARSVNVCLLPLVSIPELETWIETWGFYETIHSRSYTHILRNLFTDPSAVFDDIVINENIINRASSISLYFDRLILLTQLFQSQGEGTYDIDGEQVVVNVREIKKALYRSVCSTNALEAIRFYVSFACSFAFAERELLEGNAKIIKLIARDEAVHLTSTQHILNIWASGKDDPEMKEISEELHQEGLDIFLDVIRQEKEWADYLFKDGSMIGLNAEILKQYIEYLSNQRLTAIGYAPQFDIKSNPLPWINSYLTSDNVQVAPQETEISSYLVGQTDSTVDASDFEGFDI
- a CDS encoding SLC13 family permease encodes the protein MAIFPSLPNYHALVVLLLTLGALYLFKRDDISLETSSLTVIAVLTVFFAVFPFQYQGKVIEPVSFFSGFGHEALVTVCALMIIGQSLVRTGALEPIGRSLAKLWKISPQLSLLFTLIIAGALSAFVNNTPIVVLLLPILISVSIRTKTDPSGMLMPMGFATLVGGMVTTIGTSTNLLVVSVAFDMGLKRFGMFDFAVPALIAASAAILYLWLIAPRILPKREASMPDTSPRLFSAYLSVTEASLAADKTIAEVIKLTDGQLRIQSIQRGEDNHKLVPLPDTLIRPGDRLQVRDYPDRLKEYERVLKTTLYSGKHKLDADHPLEPGSQMLAEIVVILGSGLIGRTLKSVNFAHEYGLSVIALHRDGKAMEIGRQTIGTVPLNIGDILLVQGDVEQIEKLKTQQGILVVDGAAKLTHTRKAPLSLAILCGVVILPVLDVLPIVISSIVGVLMLLATRCLNWQDVANSLSTQVILIVAASLALGNAMMETGGAQYLAEVFVVMSSPLPTGGVLAALMLLLAILTNIVSNNAAAVIGTPIAISVAQQLGAPPEPFVLAVLFGANLSYATPMAYKTNLLVMNAGGYHFSDFMKVGIPLSILMWVILSFTLTVMYL
- a CDS encoding acyl-CoA thioesterase, translated to MAGPQRAITLRFLAEPQDVNFGGKVHGGAVMKWIDLAAYACAAGWSSRYCVTAYAGGIQFVSPIHVGNLVEVEAKVVYTGNTSMHIALEVLACDPKSLSKRLTTHCIVIMVAVDESGHPVSIPQWQPVEEDDIKQHQTAMKLMEMRKTIKREMQIFNRP
- a CDS encoding phospholipase A; translation: MSIYTNLPKLFVMLLLMLANASLVLAQDSDEHVAEQAQSNRAPSNSNVYFILQAHKKNYILPLIYTDNFNEQAYQDVPSLSGDEFKDIEAKYQLSVKFPLFNPGFLVDNDSFHFGMTIQSWWQIYADEISKPFRETNYQPEFFYRLPIGWQPFDGNVTLGLGVEHQSNGRSQVISRSWNRIYGEVIYTHGLFKAYFRPWYRLPEDEKESPDDPKGDDNPDIGDYMGHYQLQLQYAVYDVGMEMVIRNNLSTHKGAVELGLSFPLGSGLRGYLQYFTGYGESMIDYDHNQQRIGIGIMLDSDF
- the yfaE gene encoding class I ribonucleotide reductase maintenance protein YfaE — encoded protein: MIYKTTLEYLEAQNIDIQYHCRDGFCGACRCNLIQGDIEYVNGEPLAFIRDGEFLPCCSIPTSDIIITTD